In Oncorhynchus clarkii lewisi isolate Uvic-CL-2024 chromosome 2, UVic_Ocla_1.0, whole genome shotgun sequence, one DNA window encodes the following:
- the LOC139422346 gene encoding gamma-enolase-like, giving the protein MSIVIIVAREILDSRGNPTVEVDLHTDKGVFRAAVPSGASTGIYEALELRDGDKSRYKGKGVLKAVGHINDTIGPALIQSGVSVVEQEKLDKMMIEMDGTENKSQFGANAILGVSLAICKAGAAEKGVPLYRHIADLAGNTELVLPVPAFNVINGGSHAGNKLAMQEFMVLPVGAESFRDAVRVGAELYQTLREVIKEKYGQNATNVGDEGGFAPNILENTEALELIKTAIEKAGFTDKVVIGMDVAASEFYKEGKYDLDFKSPPNADRHISAQELCDMYQGFVNDYPVVSIEDPFDQDDWPAWSQMTASVGIQVVGDDLTVTNPKRIERALEERACNCLLLKVNQIGSVTEAIQACKLAQENGWGVMVSHRSGETEDTFIADLVVGLCTGQIKTGAPCRSERLAKYNQLMRIEEELGDQARFAGHNFRNPAAL; this is encoded by the exons ATGTCGATAGTGATCATTGTTGCCAGGGAGATCCTGGATTCCAGGGGGAACCCCACAGTGGAAGTGGACCTGCACACTGACAAAG GTGTCTTCAGGGCAGCTGTGCCTAGCGGAGCGTCTACTGGCATCTATGAAGCCCTGGAGCTGAGAGACGGAGACAAAAGCCGCTACAAGGGCAAAG GTGTGCTCAAGGCTGTTGGTCACATCAATGACACCATCGGTCCTGCCCTCATCCAGTCG GGGGTCAGTGTGGTAGAACAGGAGAAACTGGACAAGATGATGATAGAGATGGACGGCACTGAGAACAAGT CTCAGTTTGGGGCCAATGCTATTCTGGGTGTGTCCTTGGCCATATGCAAAGCTGGTGCTGCAGAGAAAGGTGTCCCCCTGTACCGTCACATTGCTGACCTGGCAGGAAACACAGAGCTAGTGCTTCCAGTTCCT gcATTTAACGTCATCAACGGGGGCTCTCATGCGGGCAACAAGCTGGCCATGCAGGAGTTCATGGTACTTCCTGTAGGGGCGGAGTCTTTCAGGGACGCTGTGCGTGTGGGGGCGGAGCTGTACCAGACGCTGAGGGAAGTGATCAAGGAGAAGTATGGCCAGAACGCCACCAACGTGGGGGACGAGGGGGGGTTCGCACCAAACATACTGGAGAACACTGaag CCCTGGAGCTCATCAAGACAGCCATTGAGAAGGCAGGTTTCACAGACAAGGTGGTGATCGGGATGGACGTGGCAGCCTCTGAGTTCTACAAAGAGGGCAAGTACGACCTGGACTTCAAGTCTCCGCCCAACGCAGACCGCCACATCAGCGCCCAAGAGCTCTGCGACATGTACCAGGGCTTTGTCAATGACTACCcag tggTGTCCATTGAGGATCCGTTTGACCAGGATGACTGGCCGGCCTGGTCCCAGATGACAGCCTCCGTGGGTATCCAGGTGGTGGGGGACGACCTGACCGTCACCAACCCCAAGAGGATAGAGCGCGCCCTGGAGGAGAGGGCCTGCAACTGCCTGCTGCTCAAAGTCAACCAGATCGGCTCTGTCACCGAAGCCATTCAGGC gtGTAAGTTGGCTCAGGAGAATGGCTGGGGGGTGATGGTGAGCCACCGCTCAGGTGAGACAGAGGACACCTTCATTGCTGATCTGGTGGTGGGCCTCTGCACTGGACAAATCAAGACTGGAGCTCCCTGTCGATCAGAGCGGCTGGCCAAATACAATCAACTCATGAG GATTGAGGAGGAGTTAGGGGACCAGGCTCGCTTCGCAGGGCACAACTTCCGGAACCCCGCCGCCCTCTAA